CGCTGTGCAAATCGGCGACAGTACCCGCTGCTGTAATTCTCTGTGAATCCGCACACTATGTCACTGCACCGGTAGGTGTGGGAAGGCGCTGCGAGGGAGAGATAAGTCAGAAGACCTGCCGGAAAGAATTGAAAACTGAGAATTGAGAATTAAAAAAATAAAGACTGGTTATACTAAACGCCTGCATGATTATTGGATTCTCTTTCTTCATTTTTCAATTTTTAATTTTCAATTATTAATTTATTAAAGCTTTCGGGAGTTAAAGTTATGAACTACGCGGAAATTTGTATCATCAAACGTGATGGTAAAAGAGAAGATTTCTCTATCAGTAAGATTAAGAATGCAATCAGCAAGGCATTCAGTGCAACGGGGATTCAGGATGAACAGCAGTTGGTGGCTGACATCACGATGAATGTAATCAGCCAGTTTGCCACTCCTACGATTACCGTAGAGGAGATTCAGGATTTAGTGGAAAAGGCATTGATGAAGGTGCGGCCGGAAGTAGCGAAGAAGTACATCATCTATCGCGAATGGCGGAATACGGAACGGGACAAGAAAACCCAGATGAAGCACGTGATGGACGGTATCGTTGCCATTGACAAGAACGACGTCAACCTGAGCAACGCTAACATGAGCAGTCACACCCCTGCCGGACAGATGATGACTTTCGCATCTGAAGTAACCAAAGATTATACTTATAAATATCTGTTGCCGAAGCGTTTTGCCGAAGCGCACCAGTTGGGCGACATTCATATCCATGACTTGGATTATTATCCGACCAAGACGACGACTTGCATCCAATATGACATGGACGACCTCTTTGAACGCGGCTTCCGCACAAAGAACGGCAGCATCCGTACCCCGCAAAGTATTCAGAGCTACGCAACGTTGGCGACTATCATTTTCCAGACCAACCAGAACGAGCAGCACGGCGGACAAGCGATTCCTGCTTTCGACTTCTTCATGGCGAAAGGGGTGGCTAAGTCTTTCCGTAAGCACCTGGCTTCGTTCATCAATTTCTATGTGGCGATGGAGAACGGCAGTCAGGCGGATGAGAAGGCAATCCGCACGTTGATTAAGGAGTATCTGCCGTCTATCAAGTCTACCGAAGCGGAACGCGAAACGCTGCGCATCGCGTTGATAGCCCTGCAAATCATTATAGATAAGGAACACCTGGCACGCATCACGGAGAAGGCATACCAGCAGACCCGCAAGGACACACACCAGGCGATGGAAGGATTTATCCACAACCTGAACACTATGCACTCACGCGGCGGTAACCAGGTGGTGTTCAGTTCTATCAATTACGGTACGGACACTTCTGCCGAAGGCCGTATGGTGATTGAAGAATTGCTGAAAGCTACCATCGAGGGCTTGGGTACCCGGGGCGAGGTTCCTGTATTCCCGATTCAGATTTTCAAGGTGAAAGACGGGGTGTCTTACTCGGAAAAGGATTTTGAGAAAGCGATGAAAGCGGAGAATATAGAGGACGCGATGAAAGACAGTTACGAAGCTCTGAACTTTGACTTGTTGCTGAAGGCTTGCCAGACTACTGCAAAAGCGTTGTTCCCGAACTTCATGTTCCTCGATACGCCTTTCAACACGAACGAGAAATGGAAAGCGGACGACCCGAAACGTTATATCTACGAATTGGCAACAATGGGCTGCCGTACACGTGTGTTTGAAAATGTGGCGGGAGAAAAATCGTCTTTGGGACGCGGTAATCTTTCTTTCACCACGCTGAACATGCCGAGACTGGCTATCGAAGCCCGTATCAAGGCGGAGAACCTGATAGAAGACGAACGCAACACGGATGCTATCGAGCAGAAAGCAAAAGAGATTTTCATCGAATCCGTACACAATATGGCTGCTTTGGTAGCCGACCAGCTTTACGAACGTTACCAATACCAACGCA
The DNA window shown above is from Bacteroides faecium and carries:
- a CDS encoding anaerobic ribonucleoside triphosphate reductase codes for the protein MNYAEICIIKRDGKREDFSISKIKNAISKAFSATGIQDEQQLVADITMNVISQFATPTITVEEIQDLVEKALMKVRPEVAKKYIIYREWRNTERDKKTQMKHVMDGIVAIDKNDVNLSNANMSSHTPAGQMMTFASEVTKDYTYKYLLPKRFAEAHQLGDIHIHDLDYYPTKTTTCIQYDMDDLFERGFRTKNGSIRTPQSIQSYATLATIIFQTNQNEQHGGQAIPAFDFFMAKGVAKSFRKHLASFINFYVAMENGSQADEKAIRTLIKEYLPSIKSTEAERETLRIALIALQIIIDKEHLARITEKAYQQTRKDTHQAMEGFIHNLNTMHSRGGNQVVFSSINYGTDTSAEGRMVIEELLKATIEGLGTRGEVPVFPIQIFKVKDGVSYSEKDFEKAMKAENIEDAMKDSYEALNFDLLLKACQTTAKALFPNFMFLDTPFNTNEKWKADDPKRYIYELATMGCRTRVFENVAGEKSSLGRGNLSFTTLNMPRLAIEARIKAENLIEDERNTDAIEQKAKEIFIESVHNMAALVADQLYERYQYQRTALARQFPFMMANNVWKGGAELNPNEQVGDVLRSGTLGIGFIGGHNAMVALYGKGHGHSQKAWDTLYEAVMEMNKVVDEYKEKYNLNYSVLATPAEGLSGRFTKMDRRKYGKIPGVTDRDYYVNSFHVDVKEPISIVEKIKREAPFHAITRGGHITYVELDGEAQKNVRAIAKIVKVMHDEGIGYGSINHPVDTCHNCGYKGVIFDKCPVCQSESILRMRRITGYLTGDLSSWNSAKRAEEKDRVKHL